DNA from Bradyrhizobium diazoefficiens USDA 110:
CGCAGAACCCGAAAAAATCGGCGTGATTTTTCGAAAAGATCGCGCGTCCAAACGCGCGATCTATTGACCAGCCGTCGACGACAACAGCGGCGACCATGCCGGGTCGGAGGCGAAGCCCGGCGTCGGCACCTTCAGCTCGTTGCGGCCGGAAATGTCGACGCTGTACAGCGACGGTCCGCCGCTGCCGCCGGGATCGCGGAAGAACATCAGCACGCGGCCGTTCGGCGAGAAGGTCGGGCCCTCGTTGTGGAAGCCGGAGGTGAGCAACCGCTCGCCGCTGCCGTCCGGCTTCATGACGCCGATCGAGAACTGTCCGCCGCCCTGCCTGGTGAAGGCGATGTAGTCGCCGCGCGGCGACCACACCGGCGTCGAATAGGTGGCGTTGGTGTCGTCCTTGGAGAAGGAGATGCGCTGCGCAGCTCCCCCGCCCGCGGCCATGACGTAGATCTGCGACCGGCCACCGCGATCGGACTCGAAGCAGATGCGGGTGCCGTCCGGCGAGTAAGACGGAGACGTGTCGATCGCCGGCGTGTCGGTGAGACGCGTGGTCGAGCGCGAACGCAGATCCATCACGAACAGGTTGGAGTTGCCGCCCTGTTGCAGGCTCATGATGACGCGCTGGCCGTCCGGCGAGAAGCGCGGCGCAAAGGTCATGCCGGGGAAGTTCCCGACGATCTCGCGCTGGCCGGTCTCGATGTTGAAGAGATAGACCTTCGGATCGCCCTGGCCGAACTCCATGTAGGTGATCTCTTGCGAGTTCGGCGAGAAGCGCGGCGTCAGCACGAGGTCGGAGCCGCGGGTCAGATAGCGCACATTGGCGCCGTCCTGGTCCATCATGGCGAGCCGCTTGACGCGGCGCTCCTTCGGCCCGGTCTCGTCCACGAAAACCACGCGGCTGTCGAAATAGCCCTTCTCGCCGGTCATCCGCTCGTAGATCTGGTCGGAGATGATATGGGCGATGCGGCGCCAGTATTCCGGCGAGGTGAAGTATTGCTGGCCGGCAAGCTGCTGGCCGGAGACCACGTCCCAGAGGCGGAATTCGGCCTTCAGCCTGCCGTCCGGCTGCCGCGTCATGCGGCCGGTGACCAGCGCCTGGGCGTTGATGGTCTTCCAGTTCTGGAATTGCGGCGCGACGTCGATGTTGCTGATGCGCTCGATGAACGCGGCCTGGTCGATCGGCGCGAACAGGCCAGAGCGCTTCAGATTGTTGGTGATGACCTGCGTGACACCGTTGCCGACGTCGCCGTCCGACGGTGAGCCCGGCAGGAAGTTGGTGATCGCGATCGGGACCGGCTGGAATTCGGTGGGATCGATGCGGAGCCGCGGCTGGCCCTGAGCGAACGCATGTCCGCCCCCAAGCATCGCAAGTCCCGACCCGGTCAGGGTCATGAAGCGGCGGCGGGTGATCGATCGAGCGTCATTCATTGCAAAATTCTTTTGTTCGGATGTCACAACATGTCTTTCAGGCCGAAAGTCATCGGGATGAGCTTCCAGCTCTCGTACTGCTGCTTCGGCATGAACGAATAGACCTGACATTGCACGATGGCGCGCTTGGCGCTCTCGGCCACCGCCTGGGCAATCGACCGCGACGGTCCTCTCACCGCAACCACGATGGGCTCGGACGCCAGCGATCCGTCGATCTTCATGGGAATGTCGATGTCGGCTTCGTATTGATCGGCGTCCTGTCCGTTATAGGTGGGCGTGAAGCAGCGCTTGACCGCGCCCTGGAACGCACCTCGCCAGGTCGCAACGTTGTTGGCGGCAGTCCCGGTCGTCGATCCCAGCGACGCCGACGCATTCAGCGCCGTTCCAGCGAGTTCATGCCGGGTCGCAGCGCGCTTGTCGAGGTCGCGCTGGATCTGCGCGGGATCGAAGCTGCGCTCCTTGGGCTTCGGCTGCTGCTGCGGCTGCACCGCCGCGACCTTCTGCTCCACGGGCTTGGGCGGCGGCTTCTTCGTTTCCAGCTTCTTCTGCAGCTCGGCGATCGGATCTTCCTTGGCCGGATCAGGCTTCTTTTCCTGCGGCTTCGGTTCTTCCTTCGGCTTCGCCTCGGCGACGGGCTTGGGCGGCTCGGGCTTCTTCTCGACCGGTTTCTCGACG
Protein-coding regions in this window:
- the tolB gene encoding Tol-Pal system beta propeller repeat protein TolB encodes the protein MNDARSITRRRFMTLTGSGLAMLGGGHAFAQGQPRLRIDPTEFQPVPIAITNFLPGSPSDGDVGNGVTQVITNNLKRSGLFAPIDQAAFIERISNIDVAPQFQNWKTINAQALVTGRMTRQPDGRLKAEFRLWDVVSGQQLAGQQYFTSPEYWRRIAHIISDQIYERMTGEKGYFDSRVVFVDETGPKERRVKRLAMMDQDGANVRYLTRGSDLVLTPRFSPNSQEITYMEFGQGDPKVYLFNIETGQREIVGNFPGMTFAPRFSPDGQRVIMSLQQGGNSNLFVMDLRSRSTTRLTDTPAIDTSPSYSPDGTRICFESDRGGRSQIYVMAAGGGAAQRISFSKDDTNATYSTPVWSPRGDYIAFTRQGGGQFSIGVMKPDGSGERLLTSGFHNEGPTFSPNGRVLMFFRDPGGSGGPSLYSVDISGRNELKVPTPGFASDPAWSPLLSSTAGQ
- a CDS encoding cell envelope integrity protein TolA produces the protein MKVNVDKTLVASIALHVLVLGWGLVTFSSRAYVAPEESLPIDIISSDQLAKMMSGQKTGEKDKPKPKVEKIAEPKPEEDAVGKVTEKKELIKTNATPEPPPKPVEKPVEKKPEPPKPVAEAKPKEEPKPQEKKPDPAKEDPIAELQKKLETKKPPPKPVEQKVAAVQPQQQPKPKERSFDPAQIQRDLDKRAATRHELAGTALNASASLGSTTGTAANNVATWRGAFQGAVKRCFTPTYNGQDADQYEADIDIPMKIDGSLASEPIVVAVRGPSRSIAQAVAESAKRAIVQCQVYSFMPKQQYESWKLIPMTFGLKDML